In one window of Hymenobacter nivis DNA:
- the porU gene encoding type IX secretion system sortase PorU: MPRFFLLLLLVGLGWTAPPAARAQGPATAHVVLRWGGYAEVPSRTGRAQQRVPTFAGAYAAFDEQIGVFSQRLTGDVRQGELLNPVYEAFSAADAKLLDASKLPAAPEVQLSTGTEAKLPVTRFSLRPARRNPQTGQPERLVSFDFSYSLAEPRAARGGSGGTARAHAAHSVLAAGDWYKLGVPTNGVYKIDQATLKTLGFNPATTDPKALRLYGNAAGLLPQPNLTYRPDDLVENAVRFVGNADNSFDADEYLLFYAPGPHTWYAENGRFRHRNNFYCDTAYYFLTTQAAARAPQRVATAGAPGTAATRTVSTFDERAFYEHDLVNLLRSGRQWLGESFSPQSVLTRTVDFPASLPDLVPGSTAQVTLVLAATDLSGSQFTAMLNGAAIGTVQVAPVNGQAYYAVANVATPTLPVVLPAAPAANLSVGLTFNSLSGTGVGYLDYLEINAQRRLTLSGPALEFRSLASVGPGAVTRFALAGTTAATAVWDVTNPRHAVAQALDAAGTFAAATDTLREYVAFQPDGAFAKPRTFGKVPNQDLHALDGSYDLVIVTYPAFREQANRLADHRRTHDGLKVAVATTKEVYNEFGSGGQDATAIRDFMKQVYDRAPAGKLQYLLLFGDASFDYKSSPYNDKSQEPAWWASRAPFRSDADFDRANQNYVPTYESRESLTAFYGSTVTYSSEDYYALLDDNEGELSENPTGTEVQDVGVGRLPVRAPKGSPANADNARLMVDKLIAYDAPASFGKWRNRLSLWADDGNGDLFVGGGSEPLAAGIQANYPAYNVHKVYLDLYPQVSGAAGLRSPEMNKAVDESFEGGSLLINYLGHGGPTGLSNDQIFTNATALALRNSVKLAFMVTGTCDLSTYDNPDFTSAGEQVLTDNANGGGAIGLFTTTRVVEAGQNYGLNAAFYNNVFQPLPSGKMPAMGTVTMLAKNAYPGPGQASVLNNRNYTLLGDPSMTLAYPQQTVQLDSLNKQYVGGGAAPPTLQALSPVRLHGRVLNAGALNSGFNGTAQVTVYDKPATVLTLGNKVANNAADGPRPVQVQESVIYSGQATVTNGQFSLRFVVPRDISYNVGPGKVSLYAFSPSADGGKGTDATGRLAAPVGGAATGTARDTVPPAVALFMDSETFAFGGLTGQNTTLLANLSDNSGINTTGAGIGHEITAVLDGNAAGLTVLNDAYVGKVDNFRSGQVKYLYKNLAVGPHTLKLKAWDTYNNSTEREIEFVVARTEQLALSHVLNYPNPFASATTFHFDQNREGDDLDVQVQIFTVSGRLVRTLTATVVNSEPHQKSISWDGRDEFNDQLARGVYVYRVNVRAQRDHATASKFEKLVILN, from the coding sequence ATGCCGCGATTTTTTCTCTTGCTGCTGCTTGTAGGATTGGGATGGACGGCCCCCCCGGCGGCGCGGGCGCAGGGCCCCGCCACGGCCCACGTGGTGCTGCGCTGGGGTGGCTACGCCGAGGTGCCCAGCCGCACCGGCCGGGCCCAGCAGCGGGTGCCCACCTTCGCGGGGGCCTACGCGGCGTTTGACGAGCAAATCGGGGTTTTCAGCCAGCGGCTGACCGGCGACGTGCGCCAGGGCGAGCTGCTGAACCCGGTGTACGAGGCGTTTTCGGCGGCCGACGCCAAGCTGCTGGATGCCAGCAAGCTGCCGGCCGCGCCGGAAGTGCAGCTCAGCACGGGCACCGAGGCTAAATTACCCGTCACACGCTTTAGCTTGCGCCCCGCCCGCCGCAACCCCCAAACCGGCCAGCCCGAGCGGCTGGTATCGTTCGATTTTAGCTATTCTTTGGCCGAGCCCCGCGCCGCGCGCGGCGGCAGCGGCGGCACGGCCCGGGCCCACGCGGCTCACTCGGTGCTGGCCGCTGGCGACTGGTACAAGCTGGGCGTGCCGACCAACGGCGTATATAAAATAGACCAAGCCACGCTGAAAACGCTGGGCTTCAACCCCGCCACCACCGACCCCAAAGCCCTGCGTCTCTACGGCAACGCGGCAGGCCTGCTCCCACAGCCCAACCTCACCTACCGCCCCGACGACCTGGTGGAAAACGCGGTGCGCTTCGTGGGCAACGCCGATAATTCGTTTGATGCTGACGAATACCTGCTGTTCTACGCGCCGGGGCCCCACACCTGGTACGCCGAAAACGGCCGGTTCCGGCACCGTAACAACTTCTACTGCGACACGGCCTACTACTTCCTGACCACCCAGGCCGCGGCCCGGGCCCCGCAGCGCGTAGCCACGGCGGGGGCCCCGGGTACGGCGGCCACGCGCACCGTCAGCACGTTCGACGAGCGGGCTTTCTACGAACACGACTTGGTGAATTTGCTGCGCTCGGGCCGGCAGTGGCTGGGCGAAAGCTTCTCGCCGCAGTCGGTGCTGACGCGCACGGTTGACTTCCCGGCCAGCCTGCCCGACCTCGTGCCCGGCTCCACGGCCCAGGTCACGCTGGTCCTGGCGGCCACCGACCTCAGCGGCAGCCAGTTCACCGCCATGCTGAACGGCGCGGCCATTGGCACCGTGCAGGTGGCCCCCGTGAACGGACAGGCCTACTACGCGGTGGCCAACGTGGCTACGCCCACGCTGCCCGTGGTGCTGCCCGCCGCACCGGCCGCCAACCTCAGCGTGGGCCTGACCTTCAACAGCCTATCGGGCACCGGCGTGGGCTACCTTGATTACCTGGAAATCAACGCCCAGCGCCGCCTCACGCTGAGCGGGCCGGCGCTGGAATTCCGGTCGCTGGCCAGCGTGGGGCCCGGGGCCGTGACGCGCTTCGCGCTGGCTGGCACCACCGCCGCCACCGCGGTGTGGGACGTGACCAACCCGCGCCACGCCGTGGCCCAGGCCCTGGATGCGGCCGGCACGTTTGCGGCCGCCACCGACACGCTGCGCGAGTACGTGGCCTTCCAGCCCGACGGCGCGTTTGCCAAGCCACGAACCTTCGGCAAAGTGCCCAACCAGGACTTGCATGCCCTCGACGGCAGCTACGATTTGGTGATTGTGACCTACCCGGCCTTCCGCGAACAGGCTAACCGGCTGGCCGACCACCGCCGCACCCACGACGGCCTGAAGGTGGCCGTGGCCACGACTAAGGAAGTGTACAACGAGTTTGGCTCGGGCGGGCAGGACGCCACGGCCATCCGCGACTTCATGAAGCAGGTGTACGACCGGGCCCCGGCGGGCAAGCTCCAGTATTTGCTGCTGTTCGGCGATGCGTCGTTCGACTATAAATCGAGCCCATACAACGACAAGAGCCAAGAGCCCGCGTGGTGGGCCAGCCGGGCCCCGTTCCGCTCCGACGCCGACTTCGACCGCGCCAACCAGAACTACGTCCCCACCTACGAGTCGCGCGAGTCACTAACGGCCTTCTACGGCAGCACAGTAACCTATTCATCCGAAGACTATTACGCGCTGCTCGACGACAACGAGGGCGAGTTGTCGGAGAACCCGACCGGCACCGAGGTGCAGGACGTGGGGGTGGGCCGCCTGCCGGTGCGAGCCCCCAAAGGCAGCCCCGCCAACGCCGACAACGCCCGCCTGATGGTGGATAAGCTGATTGCCTACGACGCCCCGGCCAGCTTCGGCAAGTGGCGCAACCGCCTGTCGCTGTGGGCCGACGATGGCAACGGCGACCTGTTTGTGGGCGGCGGCTCGGAGCCGCTGGCCGCCGGCATCCAGGCCAACTACCCGGCCTACAACGTGCATAAGGTGTACCTCGACCTGTACCCGCAGGTGTCGGGGGCGGCCGGCCTGCGCTCGCCCGAGATGAACAAGGCCGTGGACGAGTCGTTTGAGGGCGGCTCGCTGCTGATAAACTACCTCGGCCACGGGGGCCCCACGGGCTTATCGAACGACCAGATTTTCACCAACGCCACCGCCCTGGCTCTGCGAAACAGCGTCAAGCTGGCCTTCATGGTGACCGGCACCTGCGACCTGAGCACCTACGACAACCCCGATTTCACGTCGGCCGGCGAGCAGGTGCTCACCGACAATGCCAACGGTGGCGGGGCCATCGGGCTGTTCACAACCACCCGCGTGGTGGAGGCGGGCCAGAACTACGGGCTCAACGCGGCCTTCTATAACAACGTGTTCCAGCCCCTGCCCAGCGGCAAAATGCCCGCCATGGGCACCGTGACCATGCTGGCCAAAAACGCCTACCCGGGCCCCGGCCAAGCCAGCGTGCTCAACAACCGCAACTACACCCTGCTCGGCGACCCCAGCATGACGCTGGCCTACCCGCAGCAAACGGTGCAGCTCGACAGCCTCAACAAGCAATACGTGGGCGGCGGGGCCGCGCCGCCTACCCTCCAGGCCCTGAGCCCCGTGCGTCTGCACGGCCGCGTACTGAACGCCGGGGCCCTAAACAGCGGCTTCAACGGCACTGCCCAAGTGACGGTGTACGACAAGCCCGCCACGGTGCTGACGCTGGGCAACAAGGTAGCCAACAACGCCGCCGACGGGCCCCGGCCCGTGCAAGTGCAGGAAAGCGTGATTTACAGCGGCCAGGCCACCGTGACGAACGGACAGTTCAGCCTGCGCTTCGTGGTGCCGAGGGACATCAGCTACAATGTGGGCCCCGGCAAGGTGAGCCTCTACGCCTTCAGCCCCAGCGCCGACGGCGGCAAGGGCACCGACGCCACCGGCCGCCTGGCGGCGCCGGTGGGCGGCGCGGCCACCGGCACGGCCCGCGACACGGTACCGCCCGCTGTGGCCCTGTTCATGGACAGCGAAACATTTGCCTTTGGGGGCCTCACGGGACAAAATACCACGCTGCTGGCCAACCTGAGCGACAACTCGGGCATCAACACCACCGGCGCGGGCATCGGGCACGAGATTACGGCCGTGCTCGACGGCAACGCCGCCGGCCTCACGGTGCTCAACGACGCCTACGTGGGCAAGGTCGATAACTTCCGGTCGGGGCAGGTGAAGTACCTCTACAAGAACCTGGCGGTGGGGCCCCACACCCTGAAACTGAAGGCCTGGGACACCTACAACAACTCCACGGAGCGCGAGATTGAGTTTGTGGTGGCCCGCACCGAGCAGCTGGCGCTGTCGCACGTGCTCAACTACCCCAATCCGTTTGCTAGTGCTACTACGTTTCACTTCGATCAGAACCGCGAGGGCGACGACCTCGACGTGCAGGTGCAAATCTTTACCGTGTCGGGCCGGCTCGTGCGTACCCTCACTGCTACCGTCGTCAACAGCGAACCGCACCAGAAAAGCATCAGCTGGGACGGGCGCGACGAATTCAACGACCAGCTGGCGCGCGGCGTGTACGTGTACCGGGTGAACGTGCGGGCCCAGCGGGACCACGCTACGGCTTCCAAATTTGAAAAATTGGTCATCCTCAATTAA
- a CDS encoding CDP-alcohol phosphatidyltransferase family protein: MKKHLPNALTCLNLLCGCLALTFIFNPGLHNLVVGAYFVGLAAVADFLDGLVARALRVSSPIGKDLDSLADMVSFGVVPGAMLFQLIISALGLSGPAAAPLASGLQYLPFAAFTITIFSALRLAKFNNDTRQTNSFIGLPTPASTLVVASLPLILAAHAGEPTTATGLVLNPWVLLGLTLLLSGLLVAELPLFALKFKSFGLVGNRQRYLFLLLAAALGLWLHAAAVPLVVLLYVGLSVVGPRRM, translated from the coding sequence TTGAAAAAGCATCTCCCCAACGCCCTCACTTGCCTGAACTTACTGTGCGGGTGCCTGGCGCTGACATTCATCTTCAACCCCGGCCTGCATAACTTGGTGGTGGGGGCCTACTTTGTGGGCCTGGCCGCGGTGGCCGATTTTCTTGATGGGCTGGTGGCGCGGGCCCTGCGCGTGTCTTCTCCCATCGGCAAAGATTTAGATTCACTGGCCGACATGGTATCGTTCGGGGTGGTGCCGGGGGCCATGCTATTTCAATTAATAATCAGCGCTTTGGGATTATCAGGGCCCGCCGCTGCCCCGCTGGCGAGCGGGCTCCAGTACCTGCCATTCGCGGCGTTTACCATCACCATTTTTTCGGCGCTGCGGCTGGCCAAGTTCAACAACGATACCCGGCAGACCAACTCCTTCATTGGCTTGCCCACCCCGGCCAGCACGCTGGTGGTGGCCTCGCTGCCCCTCATCCTGGCGGCCCACGCGGGCGAGCCCACCACCGCCACGGGGCTGGTTTTGAACCCCTGGGTACTGCTGGGCCTTACGTTGCTGCTCTCGGGCCTGCTGGTGGCCGAGCTGCCGCTGTTCGCGCTGAAATTCAAAAGCTTCGGCCTGGTGGGCAACCGGCAGCGCTACCTATTTTTGCTGCTGGCAGCGGCGCTGGGACTGTGGCTGCACGCGGCCGCCGTGCCGCTGGTGGTGCTGCTCTACGTGGGCCTGTCGGTGGTGGGGCCCCGGCGGATGTGA
- a CDS encoding MBL fold metallo-hydrolase, with translation MLLKTFTFNGFSENTYVLTDEATRACVIVDPGCYTVAEQAELKQYIDDNHLAVAAVLLTHAHIDHVLGCAYVLRTWPGTPLLVHDLDRPTLAAVASYAGPYGFGAYQAATPTGTLAAGTPVRFGETELEVRFTPGHAPGHVVFYHAPSGQVVGGDVLFQRSIGRTDLPGGDLKTLLRSIDTELLTLPDATVVHPGHGPSTTIGAERQGNPYLV, from the coding sequence ATGCTCCTCAAGACTTTCACCTTCAACGGCTTTTCCGAAAATACCTACGTCCTCACCGATGAGGCCACCCGCGCCTGCGTCATCGTGGACCCCGGCTGCTACACCGTGGCCGAGCAGGCCGAGCTGAAGCAGTACATCGACGACAACCACCTGGCCGTGGCCGCCGTGCTGCTCACCCACGCCCACATCGACCACGTGCTGGGCTGCGCCTACGTGCTGCGCACGTGGCCCGGCACGCCCCTGCTCGTGCACGACCTCGACCGGCCCACGCTGGCCGCCGTGGCCAGCTACGCGGGGCCCTACGGCTTCGGGGCCTACCAGGCCGCCACGCCCACCGGGACCCTGGCGGCCGGCACGCCTGTACGCTTCGGCGAAACGGAGCTGGAAGTGCGCTTCACGCCGGGCCACGCGCCGGGCCATGTGGTATTTTACCACGCGCCCAGCGGCCAGGTGGTGGGCGGCGACGTGCTGTTTCAGCGCAGCATCGGCCGCACCGACCTGCCCGGCGGCGACCTCAAAACCCTGCTGCGCAGCATCGATACCGAGCTGCTCACGCTGCCCGATGCCACAGTGGTGCACCCCGGCCACGGCCCCAGCACTACCATCGGCGCCGAGCGGCAAGGCAACCCGTACCTGGTGTAG
- a CDS encoding NAD(P)/FAD-dependent oxidoreductase, translated as MTDCDFLVVGHGLAGATLADELQRRGHRVLVYDAGRPDSASRVAAGLVNPVAGRRFALAWRADELIPYATTYYRALEARLGQDFYTAAPIFKVFGSEEEQAALVARSAKQPWGDFVAEILTHDPGLPGVLAPHGGAWLRHGGYLAVAELLAALAAEGEAAGWLRREAFDWARLVSIPASAGPAFVYNGAVRARHVVCCEGAEAVHNPYFNWLPLTPNQGEVLDVECTGLEAGQVLNRGVYVVPLGAGRFRVGATYRWPPFAEGPTADGRAELATRLGALTSAPFAVVGQRAGVRPAVRDRKPLLGPHPAVPGLSFCGGYGSKGVVLAPRLAALMADWLAGQADLWPEVSLARYGALWPAPVAAPEI; from the coding sequence ATGACGGATTGCGACTTTTTGGTGGTGGGCCACGGCCTAGCGGGCGCCACATTGGCCGATGAGCTGCAACGCCGCGGCCACCGCGTGCTGGTGTACGACGCCGGCCGGCCCGATTCGGCCTCGCGCGTGGCCGCCGGCCTCGTCAACCCCGTGGCCGGCCGGCGCTTCGCCCTAGCTTGGCGCGCCGACGAGCTTATTCCCTACGCCACTACCTATTATAGGGCCCTGGAGGCCCGGCTCGGGCAGGATTTTTACACCGCCGCGCCCATCTTTAAGGTATTCGGCTCGGAGGAAGAGCAGGCCGCCCTGGTGGCTCGCAGTGCCAAGCAGCCCTGGGGCGATTTCGTGGCTGAAATCCTCACCCACGACCCCGGTCTGCCCGGCGTGCTGGCCCCCCACGGCGGGGCCTGGTTGCGCCACGGCGGCTATTTGGCGGTGGCCGAGCTGCTGGCCGCGCTGGCCGCCGAAGGCGAAGCCGCTGGCTGGCTGCGGCGCGAAGCTTTTGACTGGGCCCGGCTCGTTAGCATCCCGGCCAGCGCGGGGCCGGCTTTTGTGTACAACGGTGCCGTGCGGGCGCGCCACGTAGTGTGCTGTGAAGGGGCCGAAGCCGTTCACAACCCGTATTTTAACTGGCTACCCCTTACCCCCAACCAGGGCGAGGTACTGGACGTAGAATGCACCGGCCTGGAGGCTGGGCAAGTGCTCAACCGGGGCGTCTACGTAGTGCCGCTGGGGGCGGGGCGCTTCCGCGTGGGGGCCACCTACCGCTGGCCGCCCTTTGCCGAGGGCCCCACAGCCGACGGCCGCGCCGAACTGGCCACCCGCCTGGGGGCCCTCACCAGCGCGCCGTTTGCGGTGGTGGGGCAGCGGGCGGGAGTGCGGCCCGCCGTGCGCGACCGCAAGCCGCTGCTGGGGCCCCACCCCGCGGTGCCGGGCCTCAGCTTCTGCGGGGGCTACGGCTCGAAGGGCGTGGTGCTGGCCCCGCGGCTGGCGGCGCTGATGGCCGACTGGCTGGCTGGGCAGGCTGACCTTTGGCCCGAAGTGAGCCTGGCCCGCTACGGGGCCCTGTGGCCAGCCCCGGTGGCAGCCCCGGAAATTTAG